One Betaproteobacteria bacterium genomic region harbors:
- a CDS encoding cyclase family protein: protein MNPRWRQRPEGSTWGDFGPDDELGRINLLTPEKVRQGIAEVKEGLSFCLSLPLDYPGGNVLNPRRHPPRLQPTQREGMPNMNFPLGKLDGGHSTDVVCDDQVLLTLQYSTQWDSLAHVGAEFDADADGVAEMVYYNGFRANHDVVGPVVHHHDRVEPCGEHMGALKLSIANFAAKPIQGRAVMFDFHAHFGYQRRAVSYDDIRHVMDADGIEVERGDLMVMRTGFSDVIMEMNRQPDMARLDAAAMGLDSRDDRVLQWITDSGIAAICADNYAVEFYPPPDVPGKGPHLPLHHHCLFKLGVPLGEIWWLKDLGEWLRAHKRTRFLLTAPPLRLPGAVGSPVTPVATV, encoded by the coding sequence ATGAATCCGAGATGGCGACAGCGGCCCGAAGGGTCCACGTGGGGTGACTTCGGTCCCGACGACGAACTGGGACGCATCAACCTGCTCACGCCCGAGAAGGTGCGCCAGGGCATCGCCGAGGTGAAGGAGGGATTGAGCTTCTGTCTCTCCCTCCCGCTCGACTACCCGGGCGGCAACGTGCTGAACCCCCGGCGGCACCCGCCCCGGCTGCAGCCGACGCAGCGGGAGGGGATGCCCAACATGAACTTCCCTCTCGGCAAGCTCGACGGTGGCCACAGCACCGATGTCGTGTGCGACGACCAGGTGCTGCTCACACTGCAGTATTCGACACAGTGGGATTCCCTGGCGCATGTGGGAGCCGAGTTCGACGCCGACGCGGACGGCGTGGCCGAGATGGTCTACTACAACGGCTTTCGTGCGAACCATGACGTGGTGGGACCGGTCGTTCATCACCACGATCGCGTCGAGCCCTGCGGCGAGCACATGGGCGCTCTCAAGCTTTCCATCGCCAATTTCGCGGCGAAACCCATCCAGGGACGGGCGGTGATGTTCGACTTCCACGCGCACTTCGGCTACCAGCGGCGCGCCGTTTCGTATGACGACATCCGCCACGTGATGGACGCCGACGGTATCGAGGTGGAGCGGGGCGATCTCATGGTGATGCGCACCGGGTTCTCCGACGTCATCATGGAGATGAACCGTCAGCCCGACATGGCGCGGCTCGACGCGGCGGCGATGGGACTCGACAGCCGCGACGACCGCGTGCTGCAGTGGATCACCGATAGCGGCATCGCCGCGATCTGCGCCGACAACTACGCCGTGGAGTTCTATCCGCCCCCCGACGTCCCCGGCAAGGGACCGCATCTTCCCCTGCATCACCACTGCCTGTTCAAGCTGGGCGTGCCGCTGGGGGAGATCTGGTGGTTGAAGGATCTCGGCGAATGGTTGCGCGCGCACAAGCGCACGCGCTTTCTGCTGACGGCGCCACCGCTTCGACTGCCCGGCGCGGTCGGTTCCCCGGTCACGCCGGTCGCCACGGTCTGA
- a CDS encoding RraA family protein, whose amino-acid sequence MDVQALFEEIGRYDTPTICNALEIVRGRRFTTGFTRQTLIAAFPALPPIVGYARTAMIRCSEPYEGAERKKKQLGYYEYLAQDPRPTVTIVQDVDSRTGLGAFWGEVNTTIHHGLGRLGTVTNGSMRDLDAMHPNFQCLAPMLSPSHGWVQVVDFGITVDVLGMSVSHGDMVHADRHGAVVFRPDELDRIPAAIDLMARREKVILDAARTPGFGFESLRDALAAAEQVR is encoded by the coding sequence ATGGACGTGCAGGCGCTGTTCGAGGAAATCGGGCGATACGATACGCCCACCATCTGCAACGCACTGGAGATCGTGCGAGGCCGGCGGTTCACGACCGGGTTCACGCGGCAGACGCTGATCGCTGCCTTTCCTGCGCTTCCCCCCATCGTGGGCTACGCGCGGACGGCGATGATCCGCTGTTCCGAGCCGTACGAAGGCGCGGAGCGCAAGAAGAAGCAACTCGGCTACTACGAGTATCTCGCGCAGGATCCAAGACCCACCGTGACGATCGTGCAGGACGTCGACAGCCGGACGGGGCTCGGCGCTTTCTGGGGCGAGGTGAACACGACAATTCACCACGGGCTCGGCCGTCTGGGCACGGTCACCAACGGATCGATGCGCGATCTCGATGCGATGCATCCGAACTTCCAGTGCCTCGCGCCGATGCTCTCGCCCAGTCACGGCTGGGTACAGGTGGTCGATTTCGGCATCACCGTGGACGTGCTGGGCATGTCGGTGAGCCACGGCGACATGGTGCACGCCGACCGCCACGGCGCCGTCGTCTTCCGCCCCGACGAACTGGACAGGATTCCGGCGGCGATCGATCTCATGGCCCGCCGCGAGAAGGTCATCCTCGATGCCGCGCGCACACCCGGTTTCGGATTCGAGTCGTTGCGCGACGCGCTCGCGGCGGCCGAACAGGTGCGCTAG
- a CDS encoding pseudouridylate synthase codes for MVGVSYRPISSNSACTSIVSPPDSSLTILFADDRIVAIHKPAGLLVHRSNIDRHETRFALQMLRDQLRREVYPVHRLDKPTSGVLLFALDRPTCRDLSAQFEAGRVRKRYLAIVRGHPPAEFIIDHPLASIDDDPGGRKAPAGDAQPAVTRGRLLARTELPVQVDRYPTSRYALVELEPVTGRRHQLRRHLKHATHPIIGDTTYGKGRHNRLFLERFGIGRLLLACTGLEFPHPHTGVPLAVHALPASDYMQVARALGWDAVAESSVTASQGPRTIASDQPSQSFILPV; via the coding sequence ATGGTGGGCGTATCGTATCGCCCGATTTCCTCGAACAGCGCCTGCACGTCCATCGTGTCACCTCCCGATTCCTCGTTGACCATCCTGTTCGCGGACGACCGGATCGTCGCGATCCACAAGCCGGCCGGCCTCCTCGTTCACCGGTCGAACATCGACCGTCACGAGACGCGATTCGCTCTGCAGATGCTGCGTGACCAGCTCCGCCGCGAAGTCTATCCGGTGCACCGGCTCGACAAGCCGACCTCCGGGGTCCTGCTGTTCGCACTCGATCGCCCGACCTGCCGCGATCTCTCCGCGCAGTTCGAAGCGGGACGGGTGCGCAAGCGCTATCTCGCGATCGTCCGCGGCCATCCGCCCGCGGAGTTCATCATCGACCATCCGCTCGCCTCCATCGACGACGACCCCGGCGGAAGGAAGGCGCCGGCCGGCGATGCGCAACCGGCTGTGACCCGTGGCCGCTTGCTTGCAAGAACCGAACTCCCCGTGCAGGTCGACCGCTATCCCACCAGCCGCTATGCGCTGGTGGAACTCGAACCCGTGACCGGCCGCCGGCACCAACTGAGGCGGCACCTCAAGCACGCCACGCATCCCATCATCGGCGACACGACCTACGGCAAGGGCCGCCACAATCGCCTGTTCCTCGAGCGCTTCGGCATCGGCCGGCTCCTGCTCGCGTGCACCGGACTGGAGTTTCCGCATCCCCACACAGGTGTTCCTCTCGCCGTGCACGCCCTCCCTGCGTCCGACTACATGCAGGTTGCCCGGGCGCTCGGGTGGGATGCCGTGGCGGAGTCTTCAGTCACGGCCTCGCAAGGCCCTCGCACCATTGCATCCGATCAGCCGAGCCAGTCCTTCATCCTGCCCGTGTAG
- a CDS encoding isocitrate lyase/PEP mutase family protein, with protein MSRWSARRDRFRAVLQGARCIHPASVFDPVSARIAEDLGFEAGMFAGSIASLTVLGAPDIIVLTLSEFAEQAHRICRAGSLPLLCDADHGYGNALNVMRTVEELEAAGVAALSIEDTDLPQPHGTGGKARLLSIEEGTGKMRAAVAARGDTGVMIAGRTSAPGMTGVADAVERARAYEACGVDALFFVGVKTRQDLDAIAAATSLPLILGSVSKDLMDLEYLSSRRVRVCLQGHQPFMAAVQAVQNTLQALRDGTPASQLQGVADDALMKRVMRDADYTGRMKDWLG; from the coding sequence ATGTCACGCTGGTCCGCCCGCCGCGACCGATTCCGCGCAGTCCTGCAGGGAGCGCGCTGCATCCATCCGGCTTCCGTCTTCGATCCGGTGTCCGCTCGCATCGCCGAGGACCTCGGCTTCGAGGCGGGCATGTTCGCCGGCTCCATCGCTTCGCTCACCGTGCTCGGCGCGCCGGACATCATCGTGCTCACGCTGTCCGAGTTCGCCGAACAGGCGCACCGCATCTGCCGTGCCGGGAGTCTTCCGCTGCTCTGCGATGCGGATCATGGTTACGGCAATGCCCTCAACGTGATGCGCACCGTCGAGGAACTGGAAGCCGCAGGCGTGGCCGCGCTTTCCATCGAGGATACGGATCTTCCGCAGCCACACGGCACCGGCGGCAAGGCGAGGCTTCTGTCGATCGAGGAAGGGACGGGAAAGATGCGGGCCGCGGTGGCGGCTCGTGGCGACACGGGCGTGATGATCGCCGGGCGAACCAGCGCGCCCGGCATGACCGGCGTGGCGGACGCCGTCGAGCGGGCCAGGGCCTACGAGGCGTGTGGCGTGGACGCGCTCTTCTTCGTCGGAGTGAAGACCCGGCAGGACCTCGACGCCATCGCGGCGGCGACCTCGTTGCCCCTGATCCTGGGCTCCGTGAGCAAGGACCTCATGGATCTCGAGTATCTGTCCAGCCGGCGTGTGCGAGTGTGTCTCCAGGGACACCAGCCCTTCATGGCGGCAGTGCAGGCGGTGCAGAACACCCTGCAGGCGCTGCGCGATGGCACGCCTGCGTCGCAGTTGCAGGGCGTGGCCGACGACGCGCTCATGAAGCGTGTGATGCGCGATGCCGACTACACGGGCAGGATGAAGGACTGGCTCGGCTGA
- a CDS encoding CoA transferase — protein sequence MTASLSHIRVLDLSRVLAGPWCGQILADLGAEVIKVERPGVGDDTRTWGPPWMRDEQGNDTREAAYFMAANRNKKSVTVDLARPEGQRIVRELAKQCDVLLENYKLGGLAQYGLDYASLHELNPRLVYCSITGFGQSGPYSPRAGYDFILQGMGGLMSLTGERDDLPGGGPQKVGVAVADLFTGMYATVAVLAALAHRDRSGSGQYIDMALLDAQVAMTANMGMNYLATGKIPGRAGNAHANIVPYQTFAAADGEIILAVGNDGQFAKFCEVAGRPELAHDERFARNPDRVRNRQVLVPILAGIIVEKPMQWWSDALESVGVPCGAINNLAQVFDDPQVKHRAMKVQMPHPTAGTVSLIGSPIKMSETPVEYRNAPPLLGQHTDEILRDRLGLDPEAIEALHRDRIV from the coding sequence ATGACTGCTTCCCTCTCGCACATCCGCGTACTTGACCTTTCCCGTGTGCTCGCGGGCCCCTGGTGCGGCCAGATCCTGGCCGATCTCGGCGCCGAGGTCATCAAGGTCGAACGTCCCGGCGTGGGAGACGACACCCGGACCTGGGGTCCGCCGTGGATGCGCGACGAACAGGGCAACGACACGCGCGAGGCGGCGTACTTCATGGCGGCCAATCGCAACAAGAAATCCGTGACGGTCGATCTCGCGCGGCCCGAAGGGCAGCGCATCGTCCGTGAGCTGGCGAAGCAGTGCGACGTGCTACTGGAGAACTACAAGCTGGGGGGCCTCGCCCAGTACGGGCTCGACTACGCTTCCCTGCACGAACTGAATCCGCGTCTCGTCTACTGCTCCATCACCGGGTTCGGCCAGTCCGGCCCCTACTCGCCCCGCGCCGGCTATGACTTCATTCTCCAGGGCATGGGGGGCCTCATGAGTCTGACCGGCGAACGCGACGATCTGCCCGGCGGTGGCCCGCAGAAGGTGGGGGTGGCGGTCGCGGATCTCTTCACGGGCATGTACGCGACGGTTGCGGTACTGGCGGCATTGGCCCATCGCGACCGCAGCGGTTCGGGGCAGTACATCGATATGGCGCTGCTCGATGCGCAGGTCGCGATGACGGCGAACATGGGCATGAACTATCTCGCCACGGGCAAGATCCCCGGGCGCGCGGGAAACGCGCACGCGAACATCGTCCCCTACCAGACGTTCGCCGCGGCCGACGGAGAGATCATCCTCGCGGTCGGCAACGACGGGCAGTTCGCGAAGTTCTGCGAAGTGGCAGGCCGCCCCGAACTCGCGCACGACGAGCGCTTCGCAAGGAATCCGGACCGCGTCAGGAACCGCCAGGTGCTCGTGCCGATCCTGGCCGGGATCATCGTCGAGAAACCCATGCAATGGTGGTCCGATGCGCTGGAAAGCGTCGGCGTCCCTTGCGGCGCCATCAACAATCTCGCGCAGGTGTTCGACGATCCCCAGGTGAAGCACCGCGCGATGAAGGTGCAGATGCCGCATCCGACCGCCGGCACCGTTTCCCTGATCGGCAGCCCCATCAAGATGAGCGAGACGCCCGTGGAGTATCGCAACGCGCCGCCCTTGCTGGGACAGCACACGGACGAGATTCTTCGTGACCGCCTGGGCCTCGACCCCGAAGCGATCGAAGCGCTGCACCGGGATCGCATCGTATGA
- a CDS encoding SDR family oxidoreductase: MRLKGKIAIVTGGGQGFGEGIAKRMAEEGCQVMVADINDENGRKVVSEINAAGGRAAYQHCDVSKDADWAVLAKATVDTFGGLTTVVNNAGTTHRNQSMLDVSEEMFDRIYGVNVKSLFHSAKHCVPVMRKAGGGAFVNICSTAGVRPRPGLTWYNGSKGAAIMTSRSMAVELAPDKIRVCIVNPVAGETPLLKEFMGTDTPEIRAKFVSTVPLGRLAQPLDIANAVLWLASDEAGFITGTCLEVDGGRCV; this comes from the coding sequence ATGAGGTTGAAGGGCAAGATCGCCATCGTCACCGGGGGCGGCCAGGGATTCGGCGAGGGAATCGCCAAGCGGATGGCCGAGGAAGGCTGTCAGGTCATGGTGGCGGACATCAACGACGAGAACGGCCGCAAGGTCGTTTCGGAGATCAACGCTGCCGGCGGCCGCGCTGCCTATCAGCACTGCGATGTCTCCAAGGATGCCGACTGGGCCGTTCTGGCGAAGGCCACGGTCGATACTTTCGGAGGCCTCACCACCGTCGTCAACAATGCCGGCACCACGCACCGCAATCAGTCGATGCTGGATGTTTCGGAAGAGATGTTCGACCGCATCTACGGCGTGAACGTGAAGAGCCTGTTCCACAGCGCCAAGCACTGTGTCCCGGTGATGCGCAAGGCCGGCGGTGGAGCCTTCGTGAACATCTGTTCCACGGCCGGCGTGCGGCCTCGTCCCGGGCTCACGTGGTACAACGGGTCCAAGGGTGCCGCCATCATGACCAGCCGGTCCATGGCCGTCGAACTGGCTCCGGACAAGATCCGCGTGTGCATCGTCAATCCGGTCGCGGGCGAGACGCCATTGCTCAAGGAGTTCATGGGGACCGACACGCCGGAGATTCGCGCGAAGTTCGTTTCGACAGTGCCTCTGGGACGGCTCGCGCAGCCACTGGACATCGCCAATGCGGTGCTGTGGCTGGCGTCCGACGAAGCCGGGTTCATCACGGGCACCTGCCTCGAGGTGGATGGCGGGCGGTGCGTCTGA
- a CDS encoding XdhC family protein has product MDSVDLQVLKSAASWMQDGHRVVLATVTETWGSSPRPPGAMLAVRGDGLVAGSVSGGCVEDDLIDKVRQKSLAADKPEVTIYGISKEDAQRYGLPCGGRLQLVLEPIQDRLSIQAVLDGIARHELVARHLDMDSGRVSVASATRSETMSFDGKRLTMIHGPRWRVLIIGAGQLSKYIAMMAQALDYDVIVCDPREEYAVTWDVPGTTLTRDMPDDVVTELNLDSHSAVVAVTHDPKLDDLALLEALKSPAFYVGALGSRLNTQKRRERLAQFDLSQAELDRLHGPVGLRIGSKTPPEIAVAILAEITAVRHEVPLDTVGNKGLDPAATQTVCR; this is encoded by the coding sequence ATGGACAGTGTCGATCTGCAGGTGTTGAAGAGCGCGGCCTCCTGGATGCAGGACGGACACCGAGTGGTGCTGGCGACGGTCACCGAAACGTGGGGTTCCTCGCCGCGGCCGCCGGGCGCGATGCTCGCCGTTCGTGGCGACGGCCTGGTAGCGGGGTCGGTGTCCGGAGGTTGCGTCGAGGACGACCTGATCGACAAGGTCCGCCAGAAGTCGCTCGCGGCCGACAAGCCGGAAGTGACGATCTACGGAATCAGCAAGGAAGACGCGCAGCGCTACGGATTGCCCTGCGGTGGCCGGCTCCAACTCGTGCTGGAGCCCATTCAGGACCGCCTCTCGATTCAGGCGGTGCTCGACGGAATCGCGAGACACGAACTGGTGGCCCGGCATCTCGACATGGACAGCGGGCGTGTGTCTGTCGCTTCGGCCACCCGCAGCGAGACCATGAGTTTCGACGGCAAGCGGCTCACCATGATCCATGGTCCGCGCTGGCGGGTGCTCATCATCGGCGCCGGACAGCTCTCGAAGTACATCGCGATGATGGCCCAAGCGCTCGACTACGATGTGATCGTGTGCGATCCGCGCGAAGAATATGCGGTGACATGGGACGTGCCGGGCACGACGCTCACGCGCGACATGCCCGACGACGTGGTCACGGAACTGAATCTCGACAGCCATAGTGCGGTCGTGGCCGTGACGCACGATCCGAAGCTGGACGATCTCGCCTTGCTGGAAGCGCTGAAGTCGCCCGCGTTCTATGTCGGCGCCCTCGGTTCGCGGCTCAATACGCAGAAGCGCCGCGAACGGCTTGCACAGTTCGATCTTTCGCAGGCGGAACTCGATCGTCTGCATGGACCGGTGGGCCTTCGCATCGGCAGCAAGACGCCACCCGAGATCGCGGTGGCCATACTGGCGGAAATCACCGCCGTCCGGCACGAAGTGCCGCTCGACACCGTCGGCAACAAGGGACTGGATCCGGCTGCGACCCAGACCGTGTGCCGTTGA